In Deinococcus sp. Marseille-Q6407, a single window of DNA contains:
- a CDS encoding transposase, which produces MYKQVSGERTHILSQRILDIPETLYQRRSLQASLHLFHSPGQKTKFSQAEGVSPSALSRFFNVYDWDSDRCREEMQDFQWRILLDTARHKRRPRLRLSVDLTTVEKVGIQLPYVSVYNGRHGIHLVVLFAEYGELKFPISYRVYQGKYTSTPVTLALDLLEEVPDFVGKRFQVCVLADSGFESAVFLDGVQRLGFEFVVGVRSNRRTDHPGQVTVADCPHGGYVNLANWPLETLSLGRMDRGDREFFAVSSELLEGDDILAEGKRRWALESFFKEGKHQFGLAQFALRTARGLDRWILMVFLAFTLTMLYRSEDMTLKEAARLALHTLFPEVRLNHLLSQIQKEQEFLHQHGYSLSYARCNL; this is translated from the coding sequence GTGTACAAACAGGTTTCAGGGGAGCGCACCCATATTCTCTCACAGCGGATTCTGGACATTCCAGAGACGCTGTACCAACGGCGAAGCCTCCAGGCTTCGCTGCACCTCTTCCACAGTCCAGGTCAGAAGACCAAGTTCAGCCAGGCTGAGGGAGTCAGCCCCAGTGCACTGAGTCGCTTCTTCAACGTCTATGACTGGGATTCAGACCGCTGCCGGGAAGAGATGCAGGACTTCCAGTGGCGCATCCTGCTGGATACAGCTCGTCACAAACGCAGACCTCGTCTGCGGCTCAGCGTGGATCTGACCACGGTGGAAAAGGTGGGAATTCAGCTGCCCTACGTCAGCGTCTACAACGGCAGGCACGGCATCCATCTGGTGGTCCTGTTCGCCGAATATGGGGAACTGAAGTTCCCCATTTCTTACCGGGTCTACCAGGGCAAGTACACCAGCACTCCCGTCACGTTAGCCCTTGACCTGCTGGAAGAGGTGCCAGACTTCGTCGGGAAACGCTTTCAGGTCTGCGTACTGGCAGACAGTGGATTCGAATCCGCTGTCTTTCTGGACGGTGTGCAGCGTCTCGGTTTCGAGTTCGTGGTGGGTGTGAGGAGTAACCGGCGCACGGATCATCCTGGACAGGTGACGGTTGCGGACTGTCCGCATGGGGGGTACGTCAACCTCGCCAACTGGCCTCTGGAAACGCTGTCTCTGGGGAGGATGGACCGTGGGGACCGCGAATTCTTCGCGGTGTCGTCTGAGCTGTTAGAGGGGGATGACATCCTGGCCGAAGGAAAACGGCGCTGGGCGCTGGAATCCTTTTTTAAGGAGGGAAAGCATCAGTTTGGGTTGGCGCAGTTCGCGCTGCGAACTGCCAGGGGTCTGGACCGCTGGATTTTGATGGTCTTCCTGGCCTTCACCCTGACCATGCTGTACCGCTCTGAGGACATGACCCTGAAAGAGGCAGCCCGCTTGGCCCTACATACCCTCTTCCCCGAAGTCAGGCTGAACCACCTGCTGAGCCAAATTCAAAAAGAGCAAGAATTCCTCCACCAGCACGGCTATTCGCTCAGCTATGCAAGGTGCAACTTATGA